The DNA segment GGAGGCGCAGCCGCAGAGGAGCAGAAGGGCGAGGGATGGTACAGCGCTTCTGTATTTCATGATGGCGAGCCTAAATCGGCAACGCCCTGACCCGCACGCGGAACTCAGCCACCGTAACCAGTGCTCCTACCTGCAGGTCAGCCTCGATTTCTGACAGCCTGCTCTGTAGAATCCGATTAATCCGCGCCGTTTCGGGATTTTCAAGCCGGAAGGTTACGACCGATGGTTTATCCCATGCCCTTTGTGCCATAAGGCCGCCAAAATCCAAGTCCATGGTAAGGATCACCATGTCGTGCTGGCGGGCATAGTCTACGGTTTCCATATCCTCAGCCCCGGCCATGCCCAGATCAGCCAGTCGAATGGCTTCATGCCCATGGCTCTTCAGGAAGTCAACCGTTTTGGGCGAGATGGGCATATCAGCCAGGAATTTCACGCTCGGTCTCAGCCCATGACTGGGTAGGTTTTTTCGGTGGTCACCCAGGCGGCGAACTCAAGGGCTTGCCGGATGTCTTCCTTCTCAAGTTCGGGGTAGTCTGAGATAATTTCATCGGGGGTCTTTCCGGCAGAGACCAGTTTCACGATTAGCGAAACGGGAATCCGCAGGCCCCGGATGCAGGGTTGGCCCTGAAAGACCTTGGGATCAACGGTAATGCGGTCCAGCTTCGGCACGTGTTTCCTCTTTCAGTTATTTCCCGCTGATTATTTCCTCGCTGTCAGCCCATAAATTAAACTTACTTAGTTTATCCGCAGATCGCTATTCAGAACTCTCCCCTATCACTTCGTGATGCCCCTTCCCTTTAAAGGGAGCAGGTGTCGCGGAATGACCTGGATTGGTTCACGGCAGCCCCTTCCCTTCGCCAAGCTCAGGGTAAACTCGACTCAGGGCAAGCCCGAGATATCAATAACCAGCAAGCTGGTGCTCTCCGCCGCATAGGCATAACTGTCAGCAATGAAAACGCTACGGACGACAGTGTACAGCGTATTGTAGGAACCAGCCAAAGCGGATGTGGCCGGATTGGAAACATTGATAATCTGGAGACCCTGGCCATAATCGGCCACATACGCGTAGTCACCGGAGACGAAGACATTAACGGCTTCACCTGGCGTGTCGCAGGATCCGGCTAAGGTGGGGCTGGCTGGGTTGGAAACATCAATAATTTGAAGGCCACCATAATCATAATCGGCCACATAAGCATAGCTGCCAGAGACAAAAACACCTATAGCATTGCCTGGCGTGTCGTAGTATCCGGCCAGTGTGGGGCTGGCCGGATTGGAAATATCGATAATCCGAAGGCCACTTTGCCCGTCCGCCACATAGGCATAGCTACCCGAGACAAATACGTCGAACCCACGGCCTGACCTGCTAGAGCCAGCCAGGGCGGGGGCGGCCGGATTGGAAATGTCTATGATCTCAAGACGGCCATAATCGGCTATATAGGCATAGTTGCCAGCGACAAAAACGCCATTGGAGTACCCGGGGGTGTCGTAGTATCCGGCCAGGGTGGGGCTGGCTGGATCAGTAATATCGATGATCCGAAGACCGGCCGCATAACTTGCCAAGTAGGCGTAGTTGCCAGCGATAAAAACCTCGAAGCCCATGTCTGGCAGGGGATAGGACCCGGCCAGGGTGGGGCTGGCCGGGTTGGAAATATCGATAATCTGAAGACTGCTATCGCGGGAAGCCACATAGGCATAGTCCCCGGCGATAAAGACATCCTCGGGTCTGTCAGGTGGTTCGTAGGAACCTATAAGAATGGTATTCCAATAGTGGGTCATTGTAAAGTCATTATTAGAAATATCAGAATAATAGGTGCTTTTGCTGGCTACCCTCACCCGGCAGGCCGTTTTAGTTTCGGACAGCGTAGGCAGGGCCCAGGTGTACGAACCACTATTTGGGGTTTTATCGGTGATGGAATTCCAGCTCCAGCTGGCACCTCCGTAGAGGGAATAGTCCAGGCTGACCGATGTGCCCACGTTTCCACTAATATCCCAGGTTACAGTTTGGGTGGATTGTGCCGGCCATATTTCTCCGCCGTTGGGTGAGGTGATCCTGAAACCGAGCGAAAGGATCATATCCCGCTCGGTGTCGCTCCAGTTCCCCGCCCGGTCATGAGC comes from the Candidatus Neomarinimicrobiota bacterium genome and includes:
- a CDS encoding DUF5615 family PIN-like protein, coding for MKFLADMPISPKTVDFLKSHGHEAIRLADLGMAGAEDMETVDYARQHDMVILTMDLDFGGLMAQRAWDKPSVVTFRLENPETARINRILQSRLSEIEADLQVGALVTVAEFRVRVRALPI
- a CDS encoding DUF433 domain-containing protein, with the protein product MPKLDRITVDPKVFQGQPCIRGLRIPVSLIVKLVSAGKTPDEIISDYPELEKEDIRQALEFAAWVTTEKTYPVMG